From a region of the Corallococcus macrosporus genome:
- the gspC gene encoding type II secretion system protein GspC codes for MELFFRKYFWSVNLLFILLVALLAARTVNLFVESSISPAPASEAPARVAQRTHAADSGLATIDAERLSRLTGVKLPEPEVAVKEPTTPEFDANAPPAKSGLRVKLLGTLVAANPDWSFASIQDMTTQRSQTYMIGNNLMGATVMEIERERVIINNNGRREFIDGQPGDGAVAAYTPPPAATPAATPTNSLGNGIKSTGENEYEVPKAEIDKTLSNLNDVAMQARIVPAFKDGQAVGFKLFSIRPDSIYSKIGVQNGDVIRRINGFDMNSPEKALEIYSKLKDSSRIEIEIERNGAPIRKSYNVR; via the coding sequence ATGGAACTCTTCTTTCGCAAGTACTTCTGGAGCGTGAACCTGTTGTTCATCCTGCTCGTCGCCCTCCTGGCGGCGCGCACGGTGAACCTGTTCGTCGAATCCTCCATCTCCCCCGCGCCCGCGTCCGAGGCTCCCGCCCGCGTCGCGCAGCGCACCCACGCCGCGGACAGCGGCCTCGCCACCATCGACGCGGAGCGCCTGTCGCGCCTCACCGGCGTGAAGCTGCCGGAGCCGGAGGTCGCGGTGAAGGAGCCCACGACGCCGGAGTTCGACGCCAACGCTCCGCCGGCCAAGAGCGGCCTGCGCGTGAAGCTCTTGGGCACGCTCGTCGCGGCCAACCCGGACTGGTCCTTCGCGTCCATCCAGGACATGACCACGCAGCGCTCGCAGACGTACATGATCGGCAACAACCTGATGGGCGCCACCGTCATGGAGATCGAGCGCGAGCGCGTCATCATCAACAACAACGGCCGCCGCGAGTTCATCGACGGGCAGCCCGGTGACGGCGCCGTCGCCGCCTACACCCCTCCCCCCGCGGCCACGCCCGCCGCCACCCCGACCAACAGCCTGGGCAACGGCATCAAGTCCACGGGTGAGAACGAGTACGAAGTCCCCAAGGCGGAGATCGACAAGACGTTGAGCAACCTCAACGACGTGGCGATGCAGGCGCGCATCGTGCCGGCCTTCAAGGACGGCCAGGCCGTGGGCTTCAAGCTGTTCTCCATCCGCCCGGACAGCATCTATTCGAAGATCGGCGTCCAGAACGGTGACGTCATCCGCCGCATCAACGGCTTCGACATGAACAGCCCTGAGAAGGCGCTGGAGATCTACTCGAAGCTGAAGGACTCCAGCCGCATCGAGATCGAGATCGAGCGCAACGGCGCGCCGATCCGCAAATCCTACAACGTCCGTTAA
- a CDS encoding TldD/PmbA family protein: MPRVLASSRRARPAQLAPPAARQASASPLLPPGLLERLLAEAMGRGADFAEVYVERTSTTAVVLEEERIRSAQVGLVQGVGVRVIAGAKVGYAYSDDWDEAALVRAARTAAMIAQGGGSERAYPVKRVPVPSHYRVGQPLEDVAVARKTALLTRANAAARAFDSRIQQVNASYVDQTRRIAVANTTGRFSEDTQDQSRMSVHVVALGKGGERRTGMYGSGGRVSFSYWDGVTPESVAEEAARQAIATLGAVDCVAGPQTVVLAPGWSGILLHEAVGHGLEADFIRKGTSLFAGKLGEKVASDLVTVIDDGTVSSARGSINIDDEGVPGERKVLIENGVLKGYLYDQLNAKLMNQRSTGSGRRESFKSLPLPRMTNTFLAPGDHAPEDILKEVKRGLYCATFGGGQVDISNGNFVFEVSEAYQIEDGRLGRPVKNAILIGVGPEALKNISRVGCDPMPDPGMGVCVKDGQMMPVGVGLPTVRIDNVTVGGTKVG, translated from the coding sequence ATGCCCCGAGTCCTCGCGTCCTCCCGGCGCGCCCGCCCCGCCCAGCTCGCCCCCCCGGCCGCGCGGCAGGCGTCCGCCTCCCCGCTCCTGCCCCCTGGTCTGTTGGAACGTCTGCTGGCGGAAGCCATGGGCCGGGGCGCGGACTTCGCGGAGGTGTACGTGGAGCGCACGTCCACCACCGCCGTGGTGCTGGAGGAGGAGCGCATCCGCAGCGCGCAGGTGGGGCTGGTGCAGGGCGTGGGCGTGCGGGTCATCGCCGGCGCCAAGGTGGGCTACGCCTACTCCGACGACTGGGATGAGGCCGCGCTCGTGCGCGCCGCGCGCACCGCGGCGATGATTGCCCAGGGCGGCGGCTCCGAGCGCGCCTACCCCGTCAAGCGCGTGCCGGTGCCCAGCCACTACCGCGTGGGCCAGCCGCTGGAGGACGTGGCGGTGGCGCGCAAGACGGCGCTGCTCACCCGCGCCAACGCCGCCGCGCGCGCCTTCGACTCGCGCATCCAGCAGGTGAACGCGTCCTACGTGGATCAGACCCGGCGCATCGCCGTGGCCAACACCACCGGCCGCTTCAGCGAGGACACGCAGGACCAGTCCCGCATGAGCGTGCACGTGGTGGCGCTGGGCAAGGGCGGCGAGCGCCGCACCGGCATGTACGGCAGCGGCGGCCGGGTGTCCTTCAGCTACTGGGACGGCGTGACGCCGGAGTCCGTGGCGGAAGAGGCCGCGCGCCAGGCCATCGCCACACTGGGCGCGGTGGACTGCGTGGCGGGGCCGCAGACGGTGGTGCTGGCGCCGGGCTGGAGCGGCATCCTCCTGCACGAGGCGGTGGGCCACGGGCTGGAGGCGGACTTCATCCGCAAGGGCACGTCGCTGTTCGCGGGCAAGCTGGGGGAGAAGGTGGCCTCCGACCTGGTGACGGTCATCGACGACGGCACGGTGTCCAGCGCGCGCGGCTCCATCAACATCGACGACGAGGGCGTGCCCGGCGAGCGCAAGGTCCTCATCGAGAACGGCGTCCTCAAGGGCTACCTCTATGATCAGCTCAACGCGAAGCTGATGAACCAGCGCTCCACGGGCTCGGGCCGGCGCGAGTCGTTCAAGAGCCTGCCCCTGCCGCGCATGACGAACACCTTCCTGGCGCCCGGAGACCACGCGCCGGAGGACATCCTCAAGGAGGTGAAGCGCGGGCTGTACTGCGCCACCTTCGGCGGGGGCCAGGTGGACATCAGCAACGGCAACTTCGTCTTCGAGGTCAGCGAGGCCTACCAGATTGAGGACGGCAGGCTGGGCCGCCCGGTGAAGAACGCCATCCTCATTGGCGTGGGGCCGGAGGCGCTGAAGAACATCAGCCGCGTGGGCTGCGACCCGATGCCGGACCCCGGCATGGGCGTCTGCGTGAAGGACGGGCAGATGATGCCCGTGGGGGTGGGCCTGCCCACCGTGCGCATCGACAACGTCACCGTGGGCGGAACGAAGGTCGGCTGA
- a CDS encoding ParB/RepB/Spo0J family partition protein produces the protein MAAKSARKSAAPRSKSAAPRKPRRKKAEPKSRGLGPHEVASEAVAFPDALLQAVREDGGEVLSVYRDPLGGHPVVFAVLPIDKVEPTPYQRDLSEPHVKRLATAMERLDRFLDPVIAVRVEGRYWTPNGNHRLNASKLLGAKSIVALLLPDEDVAYQILALNTEKAHNLKERSLEVIRMARGLVGANRPGKESAFAHLFEEPSFLTMGAAYEKRPRFSAGAYHPFVKVVDGFQDVPLPEAIAVRDAQAERLLELDDAVVAVVNALKERGLQSPYLKNFVVARLNFLRFRKDGPPPTFDATVTRMLASARRFNVDKVKREDIGRMGGGPMEPDEEQA, from the coding sequence ATGGCCGCGAAGTCCGCCCGCAAGTCCGCCGCTCCCCGGTCGAAGTCGGCCGCGCCGCGCAAGCCGCGCCGCAAGAAGGCCGAGCCGAAGTCGCGGGGCCTGGGTCCGCACGAGGTCGCGAGCGAGGCCGTGGCCTTCCCCGACGCCCTCCTCCAGGCGGTGCGCGAGGACGGCGGCGAGGTGCTCTCCGTCTACCGAGACCCGCTGGGCGGACACCCCGTCGTCTTCGCGGTGCTCCCCATCGACAAGGTGGAGCCCACGCCCTACCAGCGCGACCTGTCCGAGCCCCACGTCAAGCGGCTGGCCACCGCGATGGAGCGGCTGGACCGCTTCCTGGACCCCGTCATCGCCGTGCGCGTGGAGGGGCGCTACTGGACGCCCAACGGCAACCACCGCCTCAACGCCAGCAAGCTGCTGGGCGCGAAATCCATCGTCGCGCTGCTCCTTCCGGACGAGGACGTGGCCTATCAAATCCTCGCCCTCAACACGGAGAAGGCCCACAACCTGAAGGAGCGCTCCCTGGAGGTCATCCGCATGGCGCGCGGCCTCGTGGGCGCGAACCGCCCGGGCAAGGAGTCCGCCTTCGCCCACCTCTTCGAGGAGCCCTCCTTCCTCACGATGGGCGCCGCCTACGAGAAGCGCCCCCGCTTCTCCGCGGGCGCCTACCACCCCTTCGTCAAGGTGGTGGACGGCTTCCAGGACGTGCCCTTGCCGGAGGCCATCGCCGTGCGCGACGCCCAGGCGGAGCGCCTGCTGGAGCTGGACGACGCGGTGGTGGCCGTCGTCAACGCCCTCAAGGAGCGCGGCCTCCAGAGCCCCTACCTCAAGAACTTCGTCGTCGCCCGGCTCAACTTCCTGCGCTTCCGCAAGGACGGCCCGCCTCCCACCTTCGACGCCACCGTGACGCGCATGCTGGCCAGCGCCCGGCGCTTCAACGTGGACAAGGTGAAGCGCGAGGACATCGGCCGCATGGGCGGCGGCCCCATGGAACCGGACGAAGAGCAGGCCTGA
- a CDS encoding FHA domain-containing protein has product MTAVPDEDWSAPESGEDSQDGGDPELYGDAEPVRSRTGETRVASIDSVRPEEEEPAEEEDNSETTRAGPPVMMLVLDGVDKGRKKRFKGVRMVVGRSKDCDFALGDQTVSRRHLELVYGESGVVMRDLGGISGTQVNDQKVDECILKHGDEISVGKTRLRFVDEGELIKEMRAKAESGEEEKKEEKKEEKKDPRLDEKTNANYKLADLMRDEKARKTGVPRPRPVRSPAREGFRPTFKMKVGAAVGGLVLLMLIAGLAMSGGNKPPPKPPVDPSLQRAQELMQRARDKVRDGEYPDAVRFAQEAEKLRVGIDVDGVAKAAQQLQDIMDSFQAVRALMAENKYTDARAKLTATPQGTARTDGERKKLEEDLEAGERAYTLRLVEAALEERRPEDARTLITELPPASRSIYEEKVTALEALLAKEAAQAARQAGIRQAVAAENAKQKRAEYVAEAFQDVERRFNGGDFQRATLEVDRVMDKFRSEADIQARARNLKKLIPQFRSAFEEGQKKYENNSLEASVKPLRRAAEVYRQIGFNGSLGDTLDNELASASVAAGQAAFKRKEYPVAGRSFREALRLNPGDSRARDGLDELQKKVEELYLSAYIARDRDPAMAKEQFKIVIESSAEGADVKRKAEMALSDLQKADGS; this is encoded by the coding sequence GTGACCGCTGTCCCGGACGAGGACTGGTCCGCGCCCGAGTCGGGCGAGGACAGCCAGGACGGAGGAGACCCGGAGCTGTACGGCGACGCGGAGCCGGTGCGCTCGCGCACGGGCGAGACGCGGGTGGCCTCCATCGACAGCGTGCGTCCGGAGGAGGAGGAGCCCGCCGAGGAGGAGGACAACTCCGAGACGACGCGCGCCGGCCCGCCGGTGATGATGCTGGTGCTGGACGGCGTCGACAAGGGACGCAAGAAGCGCTTCAAGGGCGTGCGCATGGTGGTGGGGCGCAGCAAGGACTGTGACTTCGCCCTGGGCGACCAGACCGTGTCCCGCCGTCACCTGGAGCTCGTCTACGGCGAGAGCGGCGTGGTGATGCGCGATCTGGGCGGCATCTCCGGCACGCAGGTGAACGACCAGAAGGTCGACGAGTGCATCCTCAAGCACGGGGACGAAATCTCCGTGGGCAAGACGCGCCTGCGCTTCGTGGACGAGGGCGAGCTCATCAAGGAGATGCGCGCCAAGGCCGAGTCCGGCGAGGAGGAGAAGAAGGAAGAAAAGAAGGAGGAGAAGAAGGACCCGCGCCTGGATGAGAAAACCAACGCGAACTACAAGCTCGCGGACCTCATGCGCGACGAGAAGGCGCGCAAGACGGGCGTGCCCCGCCCGCGCCCGGTGCGCTCGCCGGCGCGCGAGGGCTTCCGGCCGACCTTCAAGATGAAGGTGGGCGCGGCCGTGGGCGGCCTGGTGCTGCTGATGCTCATCGCGGGCCTGGCGATGTCCGGCGGGAACAAGCCGCCCCCCAAGCCGCCGGTGGACCCCAGCCTGCAGCGCGCCCAGGAGCTGATGCAGCGCGCGCGCGACAAGGTGCGCGACGGCGAGTACCCGGACGCGGTGCGCTTCGCCCAGGAGGCGGAGAAGCTGCGCGTGGGCATCGACGTGGACGGCGTGGCCAAGGCGGCGCAGCAGCTCCAGGACATCATGGACTCGTTCCAGGCGGTCCGGGCGCTGATGGCGGAGAACAAGTACACGGACGCGCGCGCGAAGCTGACCGCCACCCCGCAGGGCACCGCGCGCACGGACGGCGAGCGCAAGAAGCTGGAAGAGGACCTGGAGGCCGGGGAGCGGGCGTACACGCTCAGGCTCGTGGAGGCGGCGCTGGAGGAGCGCCGGCCCGAGGACGCGCGCACCCTCATCACGGAGCTGCCGCCGGCCTCGCGCTCCATCTACGAGGAGAAGGTCACGGCGCTGGAGGCGCTGCTCGCCAAGGAGGCGGCGCAGGCCGCGCGTCAGGCCGGCATCCGGCAGGCGGTGGCGGCGGAGAACGCCAAGCAGAAGCGCGCGGAGTACGTGGCGGAGGCCTTCCAGGACGTGGAGCGCCGCTTCAACGGCGGGGACTTCCAGCGCGCGACGCTGGAGGTGGACCGGGTGATGGACAAGTTCCGCTCGGAGGCGGACATCCAGGCCCGCGCGCGCAACCTGAAGAAGCTCATCCCCCAGTTCCGCTCCGCCTTCGAGGAGGGCCAGAAGAAGTACGAGAACAACTCCCTGGAGGCGTCCGTGAAGCCGCTGCGCCGCGCGGCGGAGGTGTACCGGCAGATCGGCTTCAACGGCTCGCTGGGCGACACGCTGGACAACGAGCTGGCGTCCGCGTCGGTGGCGGCGGGGCAGGCGGCCTTCAAGCGCAAGGAGTACCCGGTGGCGGGCCGCAGCTTCCGCGAGGCGCTGCGCCTCAACCCGGGTGACTCGCGCGCCCGCGACGGCCTGGACGAGCTCCAGAAGAAGGTGGAAGAGCTGTACCTGTCGGCCTACATCGCGCGCGACCGCGACCCCGCGATGGCGAAGGAGCAGTTCAAGATCGTCATCGAGTCGTCCGCGGAGGGCGCGGACGTGAAGCGCAAGGCGGAGATGGCGCTGAGCGACCTGCAGAAGGCCGACGGTTCGTAG
- a CDS encoding metallopeptidase TldD-related protein yields MNYEQLAKKIVQRAVKKGAKQAEAYLEVGRQSSVRVREGQIEDLTEATSKGVGVRVIVKDRLGFAYTSDFTTAGLERVVDLAVQLAEAAAPNKLNGLPGAKDLGKRGDTGVLFDPKVANLPGDWKINAALEAERAGRAQDSRVATFDSVSAGDFVAEVYLASSEGASGGYSGTYVYLVAVPVAAQDGQLQTGYWLDYKRFLDDLESPESIGREATKRAVRMLGAKPVKTQQVPVVFDPLVAASFVGNLSQAANGNAVYQQSSVLAPHVGKRLAGKHVSLVDDGLLPRGLATAPFDGEGVPTRRTPILDEGVLSGFLYDAFTARKAKARTTGNASRGYSALPGIGTTNLYLEKGTKTPEELIREVPQGLYVTALLGHGADPVSGDMSCGANGLWIENGELTHPVQEVTVAGHLLQMLKDLDAVGSDLQFRGGSVGAPTVRFRQLTVSGA; encoded by the coding sequence GTGAACTACGAACAGCTCGCGAAGAAGATCGTCCAGCGCGCCGTGAAGAAGGGCGCGAAGCAGGCGGAGGCGTACCTGGAGGTGGGCCGCCAGAGCAGCGTGCGCGTCCGCGAAGGCCAGATTGAGGACCTCACGGAGGCCACCAGCAAGGGCGTGGGCGTGCGGGTCATCGTGAAGGACCGGCTGGGCTTCGCGTACACGTCCGACTTCACCACCGCCGGCCTGGAGCGCGTGGTGGACCTGGCCGTGCAACTGGCGGAGGCCGCCGCGCCCAACAAGCTCAACGGCCTGCCCGGCGCGAAGGACCTGGGCAAGCGCGGGGACACCGGCGTCCTCTTCGACCCGAAGGTCGCGAACCTCCCCGGCGACTGGAAGATCAACGCCGCGCTGGAGGCGGAGCGCGCGGGCCGGGCGCAGGACTCACGCGTGGCCACGTTCGACTCCGTGTCCGCGGGCGACTTCGTGGCGGAGGTGTACCTCGCGTCCAGCGAGGGCGCGTCCGGCGGCTACTCCGGCACGTACGTGTACCTGGTCGCGGTGCCGGTGGCCGCGCAGGACGGGCAGCTCCAGACGGGCTACTGGCTGGACTACAAGCGCTTCCTGGACGACCTGGAGTCCCCGGAGTCCATCGGCCGCGAGGCCACGAAGCGCGCCGTGCGCATGCTGGGCGCGAAGCCGGTGAAGACGCAGCAGGTGCCGGTGGTGTTCGACCCGCTCGTCGCCGCGAGCTTCGTGGGCAACCTGTCCCAGGCCGCCAACGGCAACGCCGTCTACCAGCAGTCCAGCGTGCTCGCGCCGCACGTGGGCAAGCGGCTCGCGGGCAAGCACGTCTCGCTGGTGGATGATGGCCTGCTTCCCCGGGGCCTGGCCACCGCGCCCTTCGACGGAGAGGGTGTCCCCACCCGCCGCACGCCCATCCTGGATGAGGGCGTGCTGTCCGGCTTCCTCTACGACGCCTTCACCGCACGCAAGGCGAAGGCGCGCACGACGGGCAACGCGTCGCGCGGCTACAGCGCGCTGCCGGGCATCGGCACCACGAACCTCTACCTGGAGAAGGGCACGAAGACGCCGGAGGAGCTCATCCGGGAGGTGCCCCAGGGCCTCTACGTCACCGCCCTGCTGGGCCACGGCGCGGATCCGGTGTCCGGGGACATGTCCTGCGGGGCCAACGGCTTGTGGATCGAGAACGGTGAGCTGACGCACCCGGTGCAGGAAGTGACGGTCGCGGGTCACCTCCTCCAGATGCTCAAGGACCTGGACGCGGTGGGCAGCGACCTCCAGTTCCGCGGCGGCAGCGTGGGCGCGCCCACTGTCCGCTTCCGACAGCTCACCGTATCGGGCGCGTAG
- the gspD gene encoding type II secretion system secretin GspD, with the protein MKTTLPSWLLCLCLALSGSAWAQRRPTQPGTPAPAPAAQGERDRTITPQGNGSAAPTENQGPRQVPSCEQARRNARYGIYFDKVDIEKLVQTVSDATCRTFILPENVRGKISIIGPENGRVEVDADSFYSAFLAALDANGLAVYPYGRFLKIVDKRSAKQNPIPTIVDEDTPYTTNEQMVTKLFKIKYVEVEPLRGVLQQLVSKDGDTIPYPPDTIIVNDVGSNIHRLERLINQLDSRSSSDEMRIIQVQYATAQDVANTIQKLFEAKAGAGGRAGQRPGNFTQGTPGQPPPGAEGVSGGGTDSGGAVTLSQIIPDERTNKLIIVASPAAFGRIQDLVREVDIPSGSGNKINVYPLENANSEELASTLQSLAQGTANRPQRGPIPQQPQGLPRAPAQAAELFSGEVKISADKGTNSLVIVASQGDYKNIVQIIQQLDQPRRQVFVEAVIMEVNLDRNSEFGINFHQGFSLKTDDGAIPGILGTNYSGGSIPPSFSLANLASMGGFLAGIQGPVLPELKNLGIDIPAFGVVLNAMQQSSDVNVLSTPHLLTSDNEEAEITVGQNVPFQSGFTPSALGSSLGGTGTGTNGGINPSLLGSLGGLGSLYAPITRQNVELKLTVKPQINESDYIRLVITEQTEEIASSDPVLGPTTSKRSAKTTVIAKDMETVVIGGIMQDRTLESVSKVPVLGDIPLLGHLFRDTTRRKTKTNLLLFLTPYIIRGQEDFRRIFERKMKERQQFVEQFYGQVPGYDVAVDFSRKPGPLSRMNQSVIKEEQRVENGGSGTPNERVIRPAGAAPASPSPARPGGGAPPAPEGATPAPEGEQAPRNFEAPPEGSERSAPAPQPEVIAPTPDADAERLRIQPGDGE; encoded by the coding sequence ATGAAGACGACGCTCCCGTCCTGGCTGCTCTGTCTGTGCCTCGCGCTCTCCGGCTCCGCGTGGGCCCAGCGCCGTCCCACCCAGCCCGGTACCCCTGCCCCCGCTCCGGCGGCCCAGGGTGAACGCGACCGGACCATCACCCCGCAGGGCAACGGCAGTGCCGCGCCCACCGAGAACCAGGGCCCCCGCCAGGTGCCCTCGTGCGAGCAGGCCCGGCGCAACGCGCGCTACGGCATCTACTTCGACAAGGTGGACATCGAGAAGCTCGTCCAGACCGTGTCGGACGCCACCTGCCGCACGTTCATCCTCCCGGAGAACGTGCGCGGGAAGATCTCCATCATCGGTCCGGAGAACGGCCGCGTGGAGGTGGACGCGGACTCGTTCTACTCCGCGTTCCTCGCCGCGCTCGACGCGAACGGCCTGGCCGTCTACCCGTACGGCCGCTTCCTGAAGATCGTCGACAAGCGCTCGGCGAAGCAGAACCCCATCCCGACCATCGTGGACGAGGACACCCCGTACACGACGAACGAGCAGATGGTCACCAAGCTGTTCAAGATCAAGTACGTGGAGGTGGAGCCGCTGCGCGGCGTCCTCCAGCAGCTCGTGTCCAAGGACGGCGACACCATCCCGTACCCGCCGGACACCATCATCGTCAACGACGTGGGCTCCAACATCCACCGCCTGGAGCGCCTGATCAACCAGCTGGACAGCCGCTCCTCCAGCGACGAGATGCGCATCATCCAGGTGCAGTACGCCACCGCGCAGGACGTGGCCAACACCATCCAGAAGCTCTTTGAAGCCAAGGCCGGCGCGGGCGGCCGCGCGGGCCAGCGCCCCGGCAACTTCACGCAGGGCACCCCCGGCCAGCCTCCTCCCGGCGCGGAAGGCGTGTCCGGCGGCGGCACCGACTCGGGCGGCGCGGTCACGCTGTCGCAGATCATCCCGGACGAGCGCACCAACAAGCTCATCATCGTGGCCAGCCCCGCCGCCTTCGGCCGCATCCAGGACCTGGTGCGCGAGGTGGACATCCCGTCCGGCAGCGGCAACAAGATCAACGTCTACCCGCTGGAGAACGCCAACTCCGAGGAGCTGGCCAGCACGCTCCAGTCGCTCGCGCAGGGCACCGCCAACCGCCCCCAGCGCGGCCCCATCCCGCAGCAGCCGCAGGGCCTGCCGCGCGCGCCCGCCCAGGCCGCGGAGCTGTTCAGCGGCGAGGTGAAGATCTCCGCCGACAAGGGCACCAACTCGCTGGTCATCGTCGCCAGCCAGGGCGACTACAAGAACATCGTCCAGATCATCCAGCAGCTGGATCAGCCGCGCCGCCAGGTGTTCGTGGAGGCGGTCATCATGGAAGTGAACCTGGACCGCAACAGCGAGTTCGGCATCAACTTCCACCAGGGCTTCAGCCTCAAGACGGACGACGGCGCCATCCCCGGCATCCTGGGCACCAACTACTCCGGCGGCTCCATCCCGCCGTCCTTCTCCCTGGCGAACCTGGCCAGCATGGGCGGCTTCCTCGCCGGCATCCAGGGCCCCGTCCTGCCGGAGCTCAAGAACCTGGGCATCGACATCCCGGCCTTCGGCGTGGTGCTCAACGCCATGCAGCAGTCGTCCGACGTGAACGTGCTGTCCACGCCGCACCTGCTCACCAGCGACAACGAGGAGGCCGAAATCACGGTGGGCCAGAACGTGCCCTTCCAGTCCGGCTTCACCCCGTCCGCGCTGGGCAGCTCGCTGGGCGGCACCGGCACGGGCACCAACGGCGGCATCAATCCTTCGCTGCTGGGTTCGCTGGGCGGCCTGGGCTCGCTGTACGCGCCCATCACCCGCCAGAACGTGGAGCTGAAGCTCACCGTCAAGCCGCAGATCAACGAGAGCGACTACATCCGCCTCGTCATCACGGAGCAGACGGAGGAGATCGCGTCCTCGGACCCCGTCCTGGGCCCCACCACGTCGAAGCGCAGCGCCAAGACGACGGTCATCGCCAAGGACATGGAGACGGTGGTGATTGGCGGCATCATGCAGGACCGCACGCTGGAGTCCGTCTCCAAGGTGCCGGTGCTGGGTGACATCCCCCTGCTGGGCCACCTGTTCCGCGACACCACGCGCCGCAAGACGAAGACGAACCTGCTGCTCTTCCTGACGCCCTACATCATCCGCGGCCAGGAGGACTTCCGTCGCATCTTCGAGCGCAAGATGAAGGAGCGGCAGCAGTTCGTGGAGCAGTTCTACGGCCAGGTCCCCGGCTACGACGTCGCGGTGGACTTCAGCCGCAAGCCCGGCCCCCTGTCGCGCATGAACCAGTCCGTCATCAAGGAAGAGCAGCGGGTGGAGAACGGCGGCAGCGGCACGCCCAACGAGCGCGTCATCCGTCCCGCCGGCGCGGCGCCTGCCTCCCCGTCTCCCGCGCGGCCGGGCGGAGGAGCCCCTCCCGCTCCGGAAGGTGCCACGCCCGCCCCCGAGGGCGAGCAGGCACCGCGAAATTTCGAGGCGCCTCCGGAGGGTTCGGAGAGATCAGCCCCCGCGCCACAGCCCGAGGTGATCGCGCCCACGCCGGACGCGGACGCCGAGCGGCTGCGCATCCAGCCGGGGGACGGAGAGTAA
- a CDS encoding sigma-54-dependent transcriptional regulator, producing MTSPTVLVVDDDRANLDSVARIFQREGFATLSAAQGTEALEMLRRPEVSVMVTDLMMPGMDGQELLKASRAIRPDVEVVLMTAYGTVETAVAAMKDGAYDFITKPLKRHALVKAVQKALEKQALVQENTSLKAKLAEINPAGGRAMVGQSPAFRAMLDTIRQAAPSTATVLLLGESGTGKELAARALHEHSARAKQAFVAVNCGAIPESILEAELFGVERGAYTGAVTRREGRFERAHGGTLFLDEVGEMPLSAQVKLLRVLQEGELERLGGTQTVKVDVRLVAATNKDLQKEVAEGRFREDLYYRLHVVEIRVPALASRREDIPLLAEAFLRRFSAKNGKVLRGFSPDALNVLENYAWPGNVRELEHAVERAVVLARTDVLEASDLPESVRKGPLGSAGQLVIPIGTPMEEIERRVIHETLRHTRGDKTLAARLLGIAARTIYRKLEREQGGPDAAPTSPAVLPSPPTSAD from the coding sequence ATGACATCTCCCACGGTCCTGGTCGTCGACGACGACCGCGCCAACCTTGATTCCGTTGCCCGCATCTTCCAGCGGGAAGGCTTCGCCACGCTGTCCGCCGCGCAGGGCACGGAGGCGCTGGAGATGCTCCGGCGCCCGGAAGTCAGCGTCATGGTCACCGACCTGATGATGCCCGGCATGGACGGCCAGGAGCTGCTCAAGGCCAGCCGCGCCATCCGCCCGGACGTGGAGGTGGTGCTGATGACCGCCTACGGCACGGTGGAGACAGCCGTGGCGGCCATGAAGGACGGCGCCTACGACTTCATCACCAAGCCCCTCAAGCGCCACGCCCTGGTGAAGGCCGTGCAGAAGGCGCTGGAGAAGCAGGCGCTCGTCCAGGAGAACACCTCCCTCAAGGCGAAGCTCGCGGAGATCAACCCCGCGGGCGGCCGCGCCATGGTGGGCCAGTCCCCCGCCTTCCGCGCCATGCTGGACACCATCCGCCAGGCCGCGCCCTCCACCGCCACGGTGCTGCTCCTGGGCGAGTCCGGCACCGGCAAGGAGCTGGCCGCGCGCGCGCTGCACGAGCACTCCGCCCGGGCGAAGCAGGCCTTCGTCGCGGTGAACTGCGGCGCCATCCCGGAGAGCATCCTGGAGGCGGAGCTCTTCGGCGTGGAGCGCGGCGCGTACACCGGCGCCGTCACCCGGCGCGAGGGCCGCTTCGAGCGCGCCCACGGCGGCACCCTCTTCCTGGACGAGGTGGGCGAGATGCCCCTATCCGCGCAGGTGAAGCTCCTGCGCGTGCTCCAGGAGGGAGAGCTGGAGCGGCTGGGCGGCACGCAGACGGTGAAGGTGGACGTGCGGCTCGTCGCCGCCACCAACAAGGACCTGCAGAAGGAGGTCGCGGAGGGGCGCTTCCGCGAGGACCTCTACTACCGCCTGCACGTGGTGGAGATCCGCGTGCCCGCGCTCGCCTCGCGCCGCGAGGACATCCCGCTGCTGGCGGAGGCCTTCCTGCGCCGCTTCTCCGCGAAGAACGGCAAGGTGCTGCGCGGCTTCTCTCCGGACGCGCTGAACGTGCTGGAGAACTACGCGTGGCCGGGCAACGTGCGCGAGCTGGAGCACGCCGTGGAGCGCGCCGTGGTCCTGGCCCGCACGGACGTGCTGGAGGCCAGCGACCTGCCGGAGTCCGTGCGCAAGGGGCCGCTGGGCTCCGCAGGCCAGCTCGTCATCCCCATCGGGACGCCCATGGAGGAGATCGAAAGGCGCGTCATCCACGAGACCCTGCGCCACACGCGAGGGGACAAGACGCTCGCCGCCCGCCTGCTGGGCATCGCCGCGCGGACCATCTACCGCAAGCTCGAGCGGGAGCAGGGCGGCCCCGACGCGGCCCCCACCTCCCCGGCGGTCCTCCCCTCCCCCCCCACCAGCGCGGACTGA